A stretch of Lysobacter sp. K5869 DNA encodes these proteins:
- the pnp gene encoding polyribonucleotide nucleotidyltransferase has protein sequence MAKITKTFQYGNHQVTLETGEVARQASGAVIVKMDDTVLLVSAVAAKSAREGQDFFPLTVDYQEKFYAGGRIPGGFFKREGRATEKETLISRLIDRPIRPLFPEDYRNEVQIIATVMSLNPEVDGDIPALIGASAALALAGTPFQGPIGAAKVGYKNGQYLLNPTAAELADSELELVVAGTSNAVLMVESEAKMLSEDVMLGAVMFGHREMQKVINAINELVVEAGTKPSSWEAPAKNDALIGALKDAVGGQLAQAFQVRDKLQRRDAISAIKKDVLLSLAGRAESEGWSAGELSKEFGELEYQTMRSSVLDTKIRIDGRALDTVRPIASKVGVLPRTHGSSLFTRGETQAIVVATLGTARDGQIIDAVSGEYKEHFLFHYNFPPFSVGECGRMMGPKRREIGHGRLAKRGVLAVMPTMEEFPYTIRVVSEITESNGSSSMASVCGSSLALMDAGVPIKAPVAGIAMGLVKEGDNFVVLSDILGDEDHLGDMDFKVAGTSEGISALQMDIKIQGITEEIMKVALQQAKAGRLHILGEMAHAITTSRSELSEYAPRLLTMKIHPDKIREVIGKGGSTIQAITKETGTQIDIQDDGTIVIASVNAAAAQAAKARIDQIVSDVEPGRIYEGKVAKIMDFGAFVTILPGKDGLVHVSQISNERVEKVSDKLKEGDVVKVKVLEVDKQGRIRLSMKAVEEGEGVPAA, from the coding sequence GTGGCAAAAATTACCAAGACCTTCCAGTACGGCAACCATCAGGTGACCCTGGAGACCGGCGAAGTCGCCCGTCAGGCCAGCGGCGCCGTGATCGTCAAGATGGACGACACCGTGCTGCTGGTGTCGGCCGTCGCCGCCAAGAGCGCGCGCGAGGGGCAGGATTTCTTCCCGCTCACCGTCGATTACCAGGAGAAGTTCTACGCCGGCGGGCGCATCCCGGGCGGCTTCTTCAAGCGCGAAGGCCGCGCGACGGAGAAGGAAACGCTGATCTCGCGCCTGATCGACCGTCCGATCCGCCCGCTGTTCCCGGAAGACTACCGTAACGAAGTGCAGATCATCGCCACGGTGATGTCGCTCAATCCGGAAGTCGACGGCGACATCCCGGCGCTGATCGGCGCCTCGGCCGCGCTGGCGCTGGCCGGCACGCCGTTCCAGGGTCCGATCGGCGCGGCCAAGGTCGGTTACAAGAACGGCCAGTACCTGCTCAACCCGACCGCGGCCGAACTGGCCGATTCCGAACTCGAACTCGTCGTCGCCGGCACCTCCAACGCCGTGCTGATGGTCGAATCCGAAGCCAAGATGCTGTCCGAGGACGTCATGCTCGGCGCGGTGATGTTCGGCCATCGCGAGATGCAGAAGGTCATCAACGCGATCAACGAACTGGTCGTGGAAGCCGGCACCAAGCCCTCGAGCTGGGAAGCCCCGGCCAAGAACGACGCGCTGATCGGCGCGCTCAAGGACGCCGTCGGCGGCCAGCTGGCGCAGGCCTTCCAGGTCCGCGACAAGCTGCAGCGCCGCGACGCCATCTCGGCGATCAAGAAGGACGTGCTGCTGTCGCTGGCCGGCCGCGCCGAATCCGAAGGCTGGAGCGCGGGCGAACTGTCGAAGGAATTCGGCGAGCTCGAATACCAGACCATGCGCAGCTCGGTGCTCGACACCAAGATCCGCATCGACGGCCGCGCGCTCGACACCGTGCGCCCGATCGCCTCGAAGGTCGGCGTGCTGCCGCGCACCCACGGCTCCTCGCTGTTCACCCGCGGAGAGACCCAGGCCATCGTGGTCGCCACCCTCGGCACCGCGCGCGACGGCCAGATCATCGACGCCGTCTCGGGCGAGTACAAGGAACACTTCCTGTTCCACTACAACTTCCCGCCCTTCTCGGTCGGCGAGTGCGGCCGCATGATGGGCCCGAAGCGCCGCGAAATCGGCCACGGCCGTCTGGCCAAGCGCGGCGTGCTCGCCGTGATGCCGACGATGGAAGAATTCCCGTACACCATCCGCGTGGTCTCGGAAATCACCGAGTCGAACGGTTCGTCCTCGATGGCTTCGGTCTGCGGCAGCTCGCTGGCGCTGATGGACGCCGGCGTGCCGATCAAGGCGCCGGTCGCCGGCATCGCCATGGGTCTGGTCAAGGAAGGCGACAACTTCGTCGTCCTGTCCGACATCCTGGGCGATGAAGATCACCTCGGCGACATGGACTTCAAGGTCGCCGGCACGTCGGAAGGCATCTCGGCGCTGCAGATGGACATCAAGATCCAGGGCATCACCGAAGAGATCATGAAGGTCGCGCTGCAGCAGGCCAAGGCCGGCCGCCTGCACATCCTCGGCGAGATGGCCCACGCCATCACCACCTCGCGCTCGGAGCTGTCCGAGTACGCGCCGCGCCTGCTGACGATGAAGATCCACCCGGACAAGATCCGCGAAGTGATCGGCAAGGGCGGCTCGACCATCCAGGCGATCACCAAGGAAACCGGCACCCAGATCGATATCCAGGACGACGGCACCATCGTCATCGCCTCGGTGAACGCCGCCGCCGCGCAGGCCGCCAAGGCGCGCATCGACCAGATCGTTTCCGACGTCGAGCCGGGCCGGATCTACGAAGGCAAGGTCGCCAAGATCATGGACTTCGGCGCGTTCGTCACCATCCTGCCGGGCAAGGACGGCTTGGTGCACGTCTCGCAGATCTCCAACGAGCGCGTCGAGAAGGTCTCCGACAAGCTCAAGGAAGGCGACGTGGTCAAGGTCAAGGTGCTGGAAGTCGACAAGCAGGGCCGCATCCGCCTGTCGATGAAGGCCGTGGAAGAAGGCGAGGGCGTGCCGGCGGCGTAA
- the rpsO gene encoding 30S ribosomal protein S15 — protein MSIDTQKVIEDNKRGANDTGSPEVQVALLTARIEQLTGHFKAHKQDHHSRRGLLMMVNRRRSLLDYLKRKDNERYKALIEKLGLRR, from the coding sequence ATGTCGATCGACACCCAGAAAGTCATTGAAGACAACAAGCGCGGCGCCAACGACACCGGCTCGCCGGAAGTCCAGGTCGCCCTGCTGACCGCCCGCATCGAACAGCTGACCGGCCACTTCAAGGCCCACAAGCAGGATCACCACAGCCGTCGCGGTCTGCTGATGATGGTCAACCGCCGCCGCAGTCTGCTCGACTACCTCAAGCGCAAAGACAACGAGCGCTACAAGGCCCTGATCGAGAAGCTCGGTCTGCGCCGCTAA
- the truB gene encoding tRNA pseudouridine(55) synthase TruB, with the protein MNTTRLTTTRKRTWRNVDGLLLLDKPQGLSSNQALQQARHLFRAEKGGHTGSLDPLATGLLPLCFGEATKIAGLLLGARKAYTTTAVLGLTTDSDDADGAPLRERPVPELDDAAIEAALAPLRGVILQRAPIFSALKQGGEPLYAKARRGEAIEAPEREVAVHSLTLTGRDGPRLELHVECGSGTYVRSLVRDLGEALGCGAHVATLRRLWVEPFLQPAMLTLDQLRELAERGDDRILDALLLPIEAGLSGFEQVALDAAAAQRLGHGQAVACAEGEPGLVAIYGETGRCLGLGLRQAGGRLQPQRLFRWAAQGG; encoded by the coding sequence TTGAACACCACGCGCTTAACCACGACGCGTAAACGCACCTGGCGCAACGTCGACGGCCTGCTGCTGCTCGACAAGCCGCAAGGGCTGAGCTCGAACCAGGCGCTGCAACAGGCGCGCCATCTGTTCCGCGCCGAGAAGGGCGGCCACACCGGCAGCCTGGATCCGCTCGCGACCGGCTTGCTGCCGCTGTGCTTCGGCGAGGCGACCAAGATCGCCGGCCTGCTGCTCGGCGCGCGCAAGGCCTATACGACCACCGCCGTGCTCGGCCTGACCACCGACAGCGACGACGCCGACGGCGCCCCGCTGCGCGAGCGGCCGGTGCCCGAACTCGACGATGCGGCCATCGAAGCCGCGCTGGCGCCGCTGCGCGGCGTCATCCTGCAGCGCGCGCCGATCTTTTCCGCGCTCAAGCAGGGCGGCGAGCCGCTGTACGCCAAGGCCCGCCGCGGCGAGGCCATCGAGGCGCCCGAGCGCGAAGTCGCCGTGCACTCGCTGACCCTGACCGGCCGCGACGGCCCGCGCCTGGAACTGCACGTGGAATGCGGCTCCGGCACCTACGTGCGCAGCCTCGTGCGCGACCTCGGCGAGGCGCTGGGGTGCGGCGCCCACGTGGCGACCCTGCGGCGGTTGTGGGTCGAACCCTTCCTGCAGCCGGCGATGCTTACCCTGGACCAGCTGCGCGAGCTGGCCGAGCGCGGCGACGACCGCATCCTCGACGCCTTGCTGCTGCCGATCGAGGCCGGCCTGAGCGGATTCGAACAGGTCGCCCTGGACGCCGCCGCCGCCCAGCGCCTGGGTCACGGCCAGGCCGTGGCCTGCGCCGAGGGCGAGCCCGGGCTGGTCGCGATCTACGGCGAAACCGGGCGCTGCCTGGGGCTGGGCCTGCGCCAAGCGGGCGGACGCCTGCAGCCGCAGCGGCTGTTCCGCTGGGCCGCGCAGGGCGGCTGA
- the rbfA gene encoding 30S ribosome-binding factor RbfA, producing MPSKSFHRTDRVSAQLRRELGTLVREAVREHGLPSVSVSDVEITRDLAHAKVFVTALQPERSAEAVKALKELARELRFQLGKAMKLRHVPELHFHYDDSVDRGERIEHLLREAPVSAEDAATDADADDASDGEEEQGKD from the coding sequence ATGCCCAGCAAATCGTTCCACCGCACCGACCGCGTCTCCGCTCAGCTCCGTCGCGAGCTGGGCACGCTGGTGCGCGAGGCCGTGCGCGAGCACGGCCTGCCGTCGGTCAGCGTGTCCGACGTCGAAATCACCCGCGATCTAGCCCATGCCAAGGTGTTCGTGACCGCGTTGCAGCCGGAGCGTTCGGCCGAAGCGGTCAAGGCGCTGAAGGAACTCGCGCGCGAGCTGCGTTTCCAGCTCGGCAAGGCGATGAAGCTGCGGCACGTGCCGGAGCTGCATTTCCACTACGACGATTCGGTCGACCGCGGCGAGCGCATCGAGCATCTGCTGCGCGAGGCGCCGGTGTCCGCTGAAGACGCCGCAACCGATGCGGACGCCGACGACGCGTCCGACGGCGAAGAAGAGCAGGGCAAGGACTGA
- the infB gene encoding translation initiation factor IF-2 yields MSQQTTIRKLAELVNTPVEKLLEQLAEAGMKFSGPDQVVTSIEKVKLLGFLKRSHGKADKPADSDEAAKKITLNRSRKQEITVGGGKNRTTVDVVVRKKVTLVKPNDSGAPVSEDDERAEILRKLEESKQRNLAEQQRLAADDKRRADAADAVRRAAEDAVRAKAEEDEAARRAAEAASAPAAATPAAAAAATGAAAPAGADSVRKPPTTTHGHGHPKPARAEPARPADDRNAAAARHKTRGSHAMVAGVEDDDAANRFAGQLHLSPSDRARRSNSNTRGKGGRPQQNRRQSEQSRSGGGQHGFSRPTAPIVREVAIGETITVADLAQKLALKGGDVVKAMFKMGVMATINQSIDHDTAALVTEELGHIVVKALGNDAEDALLAHAEEAQGDKAPRPPVVTIMGHVDHGKTSLLDYIRRTKVASGEAGGITQHIGAYHVETPKGVISFLDTPGHAAFTSMRARGAKLTDIVVLVVAADDGVMPQTKEAVQHAKAAGVPLIVAINKIDKSDADPLRVKNELLSEDVVAEDFGGDTQMVELSAKTGAGVDNLLDAISLQAEVLELKAAPVGRATGTVIESALDKGRGPVATVLVQQGQLKKGDYLVCGVHYGRVRALFDETGKQVEQAGPSIPVQVLGLSGVPDAGDDFVVVEDERLAKDVAQQRDAKRRESRLVAAAGNRMEDIMAQMGKGEGQLSLNLVVKADVQGSVEALRQALVALSNDQIRINVISSGVGGITESDANAAATAKATVIGFNVRADASARRIIEANGVDLRYFSIIYDVIDQVKQVASGILGMEIREEIIGTAQVRDVFRSSKFGAVAGCMVIEGVVKRSKPIRVLRDNAVIFEGELESLRRFKENVDEVRNGTECGIGVKAYNDVKPGDQIECFERIEVQRTL; encoded by the coding sequence ATGTCGCAGCAAACCACCATCCGCAAGCTGGCCGAACTGGTGAACACGCCGGTCGAGAAGTTGCTGGAACAGCTGGCCGAGGCCGGCATGAAGTTCAGCGGCCCCGATCAGGTCGTGACCAGCATCGAGAAAGTCAAGCTGCTCGGCTTCCTCAAGCGCTCGCACGGCAAGGCCGATAAGCCCGCCGACAGCGACGAGGCGGCGAAGAAGATCACCCTCAACCGCAGCCGCAAGCAGGAAATCACCGTCGGCGGCGGCAAGAACCGCACCACGGTCGACGTGGTGGTGCGCAAGAAGGTGACCCTGGTCAAGCCGAACGACTCCGGCGCGCCGGTGAGCGAGGACGACGAGCGCGCCGAGATCCTGCGCAAGCTGGAGGAATCCAAGCAGCGCAATCTCGCCGAGCAGCAGCGCCTGGCCGCCGACGACAAGCGCCGCGCCGATGCCGCCGACGCGGTCCGCCGCGCCGCCGAGGACGCCGTGCGCGCCAAGGCCGAGGAGGACGAGGCCGCGCGCCGCGCCGCCGAGGCCGCCAGCGCTCCGGCCGCCGCGACCCCGGCCGCCGCCGCCGCCGCGACCGGCGCCGCCGCTCCGGCCGGCGCCGACTCGGTGCGCAAGCCGCCGACCACGACCCACGGCCACGGCCATCCCAAGCCGGCCCGCGCCGAACCCGCGCGTCCGGCCGACGACCGCAACGCCGCCGCCGCGCGCCACAAGACCCGCGGCTCGCACGCGATGGTCGCCGGCGTCGAGGACGACGACGCGGCCAACCGCTTCGCCGGCCAGTTGCACCTGTCGCCGTCCGACCGCGCCCGCCGCAGCAACAGCAACACCCGCGGCAAGGGCGGCCGTCCGCAGCAGAACCGCCGCCAGTCCGAGCAGTCGCGCTCCGGCGGCGGCCAGCACGGCTTCTCGCGTCCGACCGCGCCGATCGTGCGCGAAGTCGCCATCGGCGAGACCATCACCGTGGCCGACCTCGCGCAGAAGCTCGCGCTCAAGGGCGGCGACGTGGTCAAGGCGATGTTCAAGATGGGCGTCATGGCGACCATCAACCAGAGCATCGACCACGACACCGCCGCGCTGGTGACCGAGGAACTCGGCCACATCGTGGTCAAGGCGCTCGGCAACGACGCCGAGGACGCGTTGCTGGCCCACGCCGAGGAAGCGCAGGGCGACAAGGCGCCGCGCCCCCCGGTGGTCACCATCATGGGCCACGTCGACCACGGCAAGACCTCGCTGCTGGACTACATCCGCCGCACCAAGGTCGCCTCCGGCGAAGCCGGCGGCATCACCCAGCACATCGGCGCGTACCACGTGGAAACGCCGAAGGGCGTGATCAGCTTCCTCGACACCCCGGGCCACGCCGCCTTCACCTCGATGCGCGCGCGCGGCGCCAAGCTGACCGACATCGTGGTGCTGGTCGTGGCCGCCGACGACGGCGTCATGCCGCAGACCAAGGAAGCCGTGCAGCACGCCAAGGCCGCCGGCGTTCCGCTGATCGTGGCGATCAACAAGATCGACAAGTCCGACGCCGATCCGCTGCGGGTCAAGAACGAACTGCTGAGCGAAGACGTGGTCGCCGAAGATTTCGGCGGCGACACCCAGATGGTCGAACTCTCCGCCAAGACCGGCGCGGGCGTGGACAATCTGCTCGACGCGATCTCGCTGCAGGCCGAAGTGCTCGAACTCAAGGCCGCTCCGGTCGGCCGCGCCACCGGCACGGTGATCGAATCCGCGCTCGACAAGGGCCGCGGTCCGGTCGCGACCGTGCTGGTCCAGCAGGGCCAGCTCAAGAAGGGCGATTACCTCGTGTGCGGCGTGCATTACGGCCGCGTGCGCGCGCTGTTCGACGAAACCGGCAAGCAGGTCGAACAGGCCGGTCCGTCGATTCCGGTGCAGGTGCTCGGCCTGTCGGGCGTGCCCGACGCCGGCGACGACTTCGTTGTGGTCGAGGACGAGCGCCTGGCCAAGGACGTGGCGCAGCAGCGCGACGCCAAGCGCCGCGAATCGCGCCTGGTCGCCGCCGCCGGCAACCGCATGGAAGACATCATGGCCCAGATGGGCAAGGGCGAGGGCCAGCTGAGCCTCAACCTCGTCGTCAAGGCCGACGTGCAGGGTTCGGTGGAAGCGTTGCGTCAGGCGCTGGTCGCGCTGTCCAACGATCAGATCCGCATCAACGTGATCAGCTCCGGCGTGGGCGGCATCACCGAATCCGACGCCAACGCCGCGGCGACCGCCAAGGCCACGGTGATCGGCTTCAACGTCCGCGCCGACGCCTCCGCGCGCCGCATCATCGAGGCCAACGGCGTCGATCTGCGCTACTTCTCGATCATCTATGACGTGATCGATCAGGTGAAGCAGGTCGCCTCGGGCATCCTCGGCATGGAGATCCGCGAAGAGATCATCGGCACCGCCCAGGTCCGCGACGTCTTCCGCAGCTCCAAGTTCGGCGCGGTCGCCGGCTGCATGGTGATCGAGGGCGTGGTCAAGCGCTCCAAGCCGATCCGCGTGCTGCGCGACAACGCGGTGATCTTCGAAGGCGAACTCGAATCGCTGCGCCGCTTCAAGGAAAACGTCGACGAAGTGCGCAACGGCACCGAATGCGGCATCGGCGTGAAGGCGTACAACGACGTCAAGCCGGGCGACCAGATCGAGTGCTTCGAGCGCATCGAGGTTCAGCGCACGCTGTAA
- the nusA gene encoding transcription termination factor NusA, with protein MSKELLLVVDAVANEKGVPREVIFEAIEAALASAAKKRYHDEDVLVRVSIDQKDGSYETFRRMEVVADDVVMDSVDRQIRLMDAVDEVEGVEVGDYIEEQIENPEFGRIAAQAAKQVIVQRVREAERAQVVDAWKDRVGELVTGIVKRVERGNIYVDLGGNSEAIIPKDKGIPRDVLRAGDRVRGYLFDVRTEPRGPQLFISRAAPEFMMELFKLEVPEVGQGLVSIKACARDPGDRAKIAVLAHDNRTDPIGACIGMRGSRVQAVSNELNGERVDIVLWSDNPAQFVINAMAPAEVQSIIVDEEKHSMDLAVAEDRLAQAIGKGGQNVRLASRLSGWQLNVMTQDQVTAKSEAEQNAARQLFQDKLEVDEEIAGILVSEGFSTVEEIAYVPVGELLAVEGFDEDIVEELRARARDALLNEALAAEEELDEHQPAADLLELAGMDEALAFTLASRGVVTRDDLADLASDELTDIEGVDEERAAALIMEARKHWFE; from the coding sequence ATGAGCAAGGAACTGTTGCTGGTGGTGGACGCGGTCGCCAACGAAAAGGGCGTGCCGCGTGAGGTCATCTTCGAGGCCATCGAGGCCGCGCTGGCGTCGGCGGCGAAGAAGCGCTACCACGACGAGGACGTGCTGGTGCGCGTGTCCATCGATCAGAAGGACGGCAGCTACGAAACCTTCCGCCGCATGGAAGTCGTGGCCGACGACGTGGTGATGGATTCGGTGGACCGCCAGATCCGCCTGATGGACGCGGTCGACGAAGTCGAGGGCGTGGAAGTCGGCGACTACATCGAAGAGCAGATCGAGAACCCCGAATTCGGCCGCATCGCCGCCCAGGCCGCCAAGCAGGTGATCGTGCAGCGCGTGCGCGAGGCCGAGCGCGCCCAGGTCGTGGACGCGTGGAAGGACCGCGTCGGCGAGCTGGTCACCGGCATCGTCAAGCGCGTGGAGCGCGGCAACATCTACGTCGACCTCGGCGGCAACTCCGAGGCGATCATTCCCAAGGACAAGGGCATCCCGCGCGACGTGCTGCGCGCCGGCGACCGCGTCCGCGGCTACCTGTTCGACGTGCGCACCGAGCCGCGCGGCCCGCAGCTGTTCATCAGCCGCGCCGCGCCGGAATTCATGATGGAGCTGTTCAAGCTGGAAGTGCCGGAAGTCGGTCAGGGCCTGGTCTCGATCAAGGCCTGCGCGCGCGATCCGGGCGACCGCGCCAAGATCGCCGTGCTCGCGCACGACAACCGCACCGATCCGATCGGCGCCTGCATCGGCATGCGCGGTTCGCGCGTGCAGGCGGTGTCGAACGAACTCAACGGCGAGCGCGTGGACATCGTGCTGTGGTCGGACAATCCGGCCCAGTTCGTCATCAACGCGATGGCGCCGGCGGAAGTGCAGTCGATCATCGTCGACGAAGAGAAGCACTCGATGGATCTGGCCGTGGCCGAGGACCGACTGGCCCAGGCGATCGGCAAGGGCGGCCAGAACGTGCGCCTGGCCAGCCGCCTGTCGGGCTGGCAGCTCAACGTCATGACCCAGGACCAGGTCACCGCCAAGTCCGAGGCCGAGCAGAACGCCGCGCGCCAGCTGTTCCAGGACAAGCTGGAAGTCGACGAGGAAATCGCCGGCATCCTGGTCTCGGAAGGCTTCAGCACGGTCGAGGAAATCGCCTACGTGCCGGTCGGCGAGCTGCTGGCGGTCGAAGGCTTCGACGAGGACATCGTCGAGGAACTGCGCGCCCGCGCCCGCGACGCGCTGCTCAACGAGGCGCTGGCCGCCGAGGAAGAGCTCGACGAACATCAGCCCGCCGCCGATCTGCTGGAACTGGCGGGCATGGACGAAGCGCTGGCGTTCACGCTGGCCTCGCGCGGGGTGGTCACCCGCGACGATCTGGCCGATCTGGCCTCCGACGAGTTGACCGACATCGAAGGCGTGGACGAGGAACGTGCCGCCGCCCTGATCATGGAAGCGCGCAAGCACTGGTTCGAATGA
- the rimP gene encoding ribosome maturation factor RimP encodes MTDKATQIAQLLAPTVASLGVELLGIEYLPAPGSATLRVYIDVPAAEVDATPEGEQPRSVSIEDCEAVSREISAQLDVEDPISGNYTLEVSSPGIDRPLFTLDHYRRFAGESAKVGLKLPHEGRRRLQGEIVGVEGEQVVFAVDGARFAVPFANIDKGRIVPDWEALGFAPSKPGKAKPAKDKSSKPDASKK; translated from the coding sequence GTGACGGACAAGGCAACGCAAATCGCTCAATTGCTGGCGCCCACGGTGGCGTCGCTGGGCGTGGAATTGCTCGGCATCGAATACCTGCCCGCGCCGGGCAGCGCGACGCTGCGCGTCTACATCGACGTGCCGGCGGCGGAAGTCGACGCGACGCCGGAAGGCGAGCAGCCGCGTTCGGTGAGCATCGAAGACTGCGAAGCGGTGAGCCGCGAGATTTCCGCCCAGCTCGACGTCGAAGATCCGATCAGCGGCAACTACACCCTGGAAGTATCGTCGCCGGGCATCGACCGCCCGCTGTTCACGCTGGATCATTACCGCCGTTTCGCCGGAGAGAGCGCCAAGGTCGGCCTCAAGCTGCCGCACGAAGGCCGCCGCCGCCTGCAGGGCGAAATCGTCGGCGTGGAAGGCGAGCAAGTGGTCTTCGCCGTCGACGGCGCGCGCTTCGCGGTGCCGTTCGCGAACATCGACAAGGGCCGGATCGTGCCGGACTGGGAAGCGCTGGGCTTCGCTCCGAGCAAGCCCGGCAAGGCCAAGCCGGCCAAGGACAAGTCTTCGAAGCCGGACGCTTCGAAGAAGTAA
- the nuoN gene encoding NADH-quinone oxidoreductase subunit NuoN — protein MNMPVRSLADIMPLLPELVVVVGAFALLMLDLFVEERNRIVSHVFSILVVALATALIAFDVGGQGVVLSGMFVRDTAADVLKLAIGVVGILSLIYTWPYLRARGLYKGEVSVLMLFAIAGMMFLVSAGSLTMVYVGLEMLALCSYALVAVDRDSPLASEAAVKYFVLGALASGLLLYGLSLIYGATGSLMLDQIALAASVGPRSLLLITGVVFVVAGIAFKFGAAPFHMWLPDVYQGAPTPITLFIGAAPKLAAFGMTYRLLEVGAHGLDDHWRLLLAGLAVLSLAIGNLSALLQTNLKRLLAYSTVSHVGFLFIGMAGGGAQGFASAMFYAISYAIMTSAAFAAIIVMSSRGFEADQIDDYKGLNARNPWLAGMILCVMASLAGLPPFLGFWAKLAVLKAALHGDMLWLAIVGIVFAVIGAFYYLRVIKAMYFDEPEGKLPPPSEDRPLRVVFGVNALALLALGIAWNPIMEWCQRAFAA, from the coding sequence ATGAACATGCCCGTACGCTCTCTCGCCGACATCATGCCCCTGCTGCCCGAACTGGTGGTCGTCGTCGGCGCGTTCGCGCTGCTGATGCTCGACCTGTTCGTGGAAGAGCGAAACCGCATCGTCTCCCACGTCTTCTCGATCCTGGTGGTCGCGCTCGCCACCGCGCTGATCGCCTTCGACGTGGGCGGGCAGGGCGTGGTGCTCAGCGGCATGTTCGTGCGCGACACCGCCGCCGACGTGCTCAAGCTCGCCATCGGCGTGGTCGGCATCCTGTCGCTGATCTACACCTGGCCTTACCTGCGCGCGCGCGGCCTGTACAAGGGCGAAGTCTCGGTGCTGATGCTGTTCGCCATCGCCGGCATGATGTTCCTGGTTTCCGCCGGCAGCCTGACCATGGTCTACGTCGGCCTGGAAATGCTGGCGCTGTGTTCCTACGCGCTGGTCGCGGTGGACCGCGACAGCCCGCTGGCCTCGGAAGCGGCGGTCAAGTACTTCGTGCTCGGCGCGCTGGCCTCGGGCCTGCTGCTGTACGGCCTGTCGCTGATCTACGGCGCCACCGGCAGCCTGATGCTCGACCAGATCGCGCTCGCCGCCTCGGTCGGCCCGCGCTCGCTGCTGCTGATCACCGGCGTGGTGTTCGTGGTCGCCGGCATCGCCTTCAAGTTCGGCGCCGCGCCGTTCCACATGTGGCTGCCGGACGTCTACCAGGGCGCGCCGACCCCGATCACCTTGTTCATCGGCGCCGCGCCGAAGCTGGCCGCGTTCGGCATGACCTACCGTCTGCTCGAAGTCGGCGCGCACGGCCTGGACGATCATTGGCGCCTGCTGCTGGCCGGTCTGGCGGTGCTGTCGCTGGCGATCGGCAACCTCAGCGCGCTGCTGCAGACCAACCTCAAGCGCCTGCTGGCGTACTCGACGGTCTCGCACGTCGGCTTCTTGTTCATCGGCATGGCCGGCGGCGGCGCGCAGGGCTTCGCTTCGGCGATGTTCTACGCGATCAGCTACGCGATCATGACCTCGGCCGCGTTCGCCGCGATCATCGTCATGTCCAGCCGCGGCTTCGAGGCCGACCAGATCGACGACTACAAGGGCCTCAACGCGCGCAATCCGTGGCTGGCCGGCATGATCCTGTGCGTGATGGCCTCGCTGGCCGGCCTGCCGCCGTTCCTGGGCTTCTGGGCCAAGCTGGCGGTGCTCAAGGCCGCGCTGCACGGCGACATGCTGTGGCTGGCCATCGTCGGCATCGTGTTCGCGGTGATCGGCGCGTTCTACTACTTGCGCGTGATCAAGGCGATGTACTTCGACGAGCCGGAAGGCAAGCTGCCGCCGCCGAGCGAAGACCGTCCGCTGCGCGTGGTGTTCGGCGTCAACGCGCTGGCGCTGCTGGCGCTGGGCATCGCTTGGAACCCGATCATGGAGTGGTGCCAGCGCGCGTTCGCGGCCTGA